From the Neobacillus sp. PS3-34 genome, the window GTGTTAAAAAAGTGCATGTATAAGTAATGCTTAATAGCGGGATTTCCCAAAAGCTATTAAGTAAAAATTTCCCTCAGTACTAAGTTATACTGAATATAAGTCAGACAGAATAGAGGTGATTCTAAAAATGGAAAATTTAACTGAAATGCTGAAGGGTTCGCTTGAAGGCTGTGTGCTGGAAATCATCAGCCGCCATGAAACCTATGGCTACGAGATTACCCGACGCCTGAACGAGCTTGGGTTTACCGAAGTCGTGGAAGGGACGGTATACACCATCCTCGTGCGATTAGAAAAGAAAAAACTGGTGAGCATAGAAAAAAAACCGTCAGATATGGGCCGCCCCGCAAGTTTTACTCACTTAATGAGGCTGGCCGCCAGGAACTTGAATTATTTTGGAAAAAATGGGATTTTGTATCATCAAAAATTAACGTCTTGAAGTCAAACTAGCTTCATAAGATATTCAGTCCATTATTTTTGGAGTGTCTTGTTCACTATAAAAAAGGAGGAAAAATAACATGATGGAAATGTTCAAAAAAATGATTGGTGATAAAAAAGAATACAAGATGATGATGGCAAGGGTTGAAGCCCTGCCAGAGGACTACCAGTATGTATTTAAGAAAATACAAAACTACATGTGGAAATTCACAGCAGGCAACGGGATGGATATGCTGCACATACAGTATGAATTAATTGATTTGTTTGAAGCCGGTGCGGCGGAAGGCAGACAAGTGCTGGAAATCACTGGGGACGATGTGGCGACCTTTGCCGACGAACTAGTGGCAAACGCTAAAACCTATGTTGCCAAGTATCGTGAAGATTTGAATCAGAGTATCATGAAGCGATTGGGAAAAAAATAAATTCAAGAGATCATACCGACTGAATAGCTGGTTACAAATGTGAATTATCACCTTCTCTATTCAGTTGTTTTTTTAATTCAGTAATAAGTAATACAGATTATCAGTCAGACTTAATAGTAAAGTAAAGGCAATTCAGATCCGCAAGACACTTTTAATAAGGAGGAAAAAAGTATGAGCAATGCAGCGATTTCTGTAAAAGGATTAAAAAAATCCTTTAAAGACAAGGAAGTCTTAAAGGGGGTGGATTTTGAGGTGCGACGTGGCGAAATTTTCGCACTGCTTGGCTCAAATGGAGCGGGCAAGACGACAACGGTCAACATCCTCTCGACGCTGATGAAGCCCGATGGCGGTGAAGTAGGTATTTGCGGCTTTGACGTCCAACGTCAACCGGATCATGTTCGCCAGAGCATCAGCCTGACAGGGCAATTCGCAGCTCTAGACGGCATGCTCACTGGGCGGGAAAACCTGATGATGATCGCCAAGTTACGAGGAGTTTCCAATCCCACTCAAGCCGCCGACCATCTGCTTGCAAGATTCAGCCTGACCGATGCGGCCAACCGCCGGGCGGACAAATATTCCGGCGGGATGAAGCGCCGGCTTGACATCGCCATGAGCCTGATCGGGACGCCAGCAGTCATTTTTCTCGACGAACCGACGACAGGGCTTGACCCCGAAGCGCGTGTTGAAGTATGGGATACCGTCAAGGAGCTTGCCGGCGGCGGCACGACCATCTTGCTGACGACCCAGTACCTGGAGGAAGCCGAACAACTGGCAGACCGTATCGCCATCCTGCATGGCGGAAAAATCATCACGACCGGTACCCTTACCGAACTCAAAGAGATGTTCC encodes:
- a CDS encoding DUF1048 domain-containing protein; translation: MMEMFKKMIGDKKEYKMMMARVEALPEDYQYVFKKIQNYMWKFTAGNGMDMLHIQYELIDLFEAGAAEGRQVLEITGDDVATFADELVANAKTYVAKYREDLNQSIMKRLGKK
- a CDS encoding ATP-binding cassette domain-containing protein, producing the protein MSNAAISVKGLKKSFKDKEVLKGVDFEVRRGEIFALLGSNGAGKTTTVNILSTLMKPDGGEVGICGFDVQRQPDHVRQSISLTGQFAALDGMLTGRENLMMIAKLRGVSNPTQAADHLLARFSLTDAANRRADKYSGGMKRRLDIAMSLIGTPAVIFLDEPTTGLDPEARVEVWDTVKELAGGGTTILLTTQYLEEAEQLADRIAILHGGKIITTGTLTELKEMFPPAEVEYIEKQPTLEEIFLAIIGKKEEM